The Streptomyces sp. WZ-12 genome segment GCTGGACGCCGTCGACGCGGAGCTGGAGCGGTTGGGGCGCCAGTAGGAGCGGGCATTCCCATGGGCTGACCTCAGGCCGGAGCTACGGGGAGACGTGTCTGGCAGAGGTTGACCGAAGAGGTTGACTGAAAATTCAGTCAGTGTCAGAGTGAGGGGAGTGGGGAGCGGTGATGCCGGGCCCCTGCCGATGCGCCCAGGCTCAGGCACCACGCGCCGTCGCGACCGTATTGAGGAGCGTAGGCGGGGTGAGGGCCACAGCCGATCCCGCCGGCAAACGTCGTCGGCACGCAGGCATGTCTTCGGACGGCAGTGGCGGGAACGTCCCCTCCTCCGGTCCGACCAGCCCAGACGGTCAACGGCCGCCCGGCCTCATGAATGCGATGTGGAGCCCCATGAACGACCTCCCCGTAGGTAAGTGGCTGCGTGATGCCCTCCTCGGTCCGCGTCCGTCGCGAGGGGCCCTGCCCAACAGCGCGGGAGGTTTCAGTTGGCGCGTGCCGGCCGACGACGTTCCGCACACCCGGACCTGGATGTCGTGGCCGTCGCGAAGGTCCATCTGGGGCCGCCACCTCACGGGAGTCCAACAGGACATCGCCCTGATCGCCCGCACGGTCGCGGCGTACGAGCCGGTGATCATGTGTGCGCCGGACGAAACCACCGCCGAGGTCGCGCAGGCCGCTTGCGGTCCCGGCGTCACCGTCATCGACTCGATCCCCACGGACGACCTCTGGATGCGGGACACCTGTGCCGTCTTCCGGCGCGACGGCCGGGGGAACCTCGATGCCGTCGGTCTCAACTTCAACGGCTGGGGGCGCAAGCAAGCGCATGACGACGACGCCGAAGTGGCCTGGTCCGTCGCCGAACTGAACGGAATCGCGTTCACCGAGGCGGACGTTGTCGGGGAAGGCGGCGCCATCGAAACCGATGGCGACGGCACGGTACTGGCCACCGAAAGCAGCCTGGTGAACAAGAACCGCAATCGCGGGATGAGCAGGGACGATATCGAAGAGGCCGTCCTGGCGGCATACGGTGCCGAGAAGATGATCTGGGTTC includes the following:
- a CDS encoding agmatine deiminase family protein, with amino-acid sequence MPADDVPHTRTWMSWPSRRSIWGRHLTGVQQDIALIARTVAAYEPVIMCAPDETTAEVAQAACGPGVTVIDSIPTDDLWMRDTCAVFRRDGRGNLDAVGLNFNGWGRKQAHDDDAEVAWSVAELNGIAFTEADVVGEGGAIETDGDGTVLATESSLVNKNRNRGMSRDDIEEAVLAAYGAEKMIWVPGVRGRDITDNHIDVTSRFVGPGVVMVQVPPGDRRDVWARDAREQLAVLSAATDAKGRRLQVIRVDGPDTVRSRSSTFVDSYLNFHLVNGGVITAQFGDARTDAAARRTLAEAFPGREVVQLDVDRLMGGGGGIHCSTMHQPIP